One window from the genome of Labeo rohita strain BAU-BD-2019 chromosome 10, IGBB_LRoh.1.0, whole genome shotgun sequence encodes:
- the rab11fip1b gene encoding LOW QUALITY PROTEIN: capping protein-inhibiting regulator of actin dynamics (The sequence of the model RefSeq protein was modified relative to this genomic sequence to represent the inferred CDS: inserted 1 base in 1 codon), with protein MSLADQSQQWFPTSVQVTVLQARGLRIKGKNGTNDAYAIMQVAKDKFSTSVAEKSVAPVWKEEAAFDLPLFHPSNAERCTLQVCVMHRALVGPDKMLGQATINLLELQDNKSRNKTEWFKLMGKTGKADKERGEVLLDIQFMKNNMTASMYDLSGQDKSRSRLGKLKDKLKGKKKDGMSDSASAIVPSVAQVLTDSEGEEEPDTTPGAKKKNKLKSLFAPKPSLHRNISQSMSTLGTLPEKDSAISLSRSSGLNVESPEGKKKFKFLKHKRTGSTDSKVSQGTGSLGLGTAQNNVCINGSHVYTEEPETRGSRAGSTFSLNSSGHGSMEDLRRGHNRKTSSTSMDSSELQTQENAVEEMHRRQEEQSKQEEEVRKRLEEERRQAEEGERKQFEREQEKMRLERDEARRRLEREEEERKWIEREEERKRIEREKERKRMEMEEERKRIEREEERKRVEREEERKRIEREEERKRMEMEEERKRIESEEERKRMEREEEKRKLQKQEEERRRTEEEERERKRIEQEEMIRIKKEQERVRQEEERRKADEERIEEEKRRQMEEEEKARKEEDKRRRMEEEERMRLENEKLRKEEETRKMEMERRRAEEEERLQKEKEKVEAEEKRKKKEEEERRLSEEKERKEQERLRLEKEKLELANKRMEERMREEQARREAEKEEENRKLKEKADQERIRQEKEEMERQKKEKEQRPEAKPRSARVNTXQKTPDEINSDFIPPTNPFEDPFLFDESSTNPFEHPAVSQPEALSRSTKVSAVKPSSSVSGLFFSQASVPNTNPFLDDSDVGNTEEAVHFGDTAERSEKKRRAPMPPQNKMQMEKPDVLPRAPAIPEATQSFFSSRVSEDGRDSDSCSLRRDKRPAPLPLKNKQEVQNNHADQSTTPISRFQEKGQTDKAGPVSQDGSRTFDADSFGNSLSHLIQGHPRQEISPFVPINVKTAKHNKGPAPKPSLQSKPCKISVSKTEPNNPLAISNIHLTEHETSPASNSCIDQLDESTDKLDDLLASEEPYTKPNPVNSDDLFSRESRHKDLPAKSKLDSLGEDIPAISDPVFGKVLSNVNDPKNADNVLLESGVSKKKSQAPLPPAKSASTVQAALNSTSQPSIQDQDLSLTINSSKSTSYFSTSMVNSSSTSSEALAPLRPEADHGSGHRSLPQARVSPIDVQPVAGQKNGTESERTGDPAFKPCRPHAVKPLSTTDKQPDHRETQDGSRSAKTTDDMQVKMKAPEAKGTGPYSQLTHDELINLLEKQRQQLSQKDTKIGELEQYIDNLLVRVMEESPNILMSLNSMKKSV; from the exons ATGGTTCAAGTTGATGGGCAAGACAGGGAAGGCTGACAAAGAGAGGGGTGAGGTGCTCCTAGACATTCAGTTCATGAAGAACAACATGACGGCCAGCATGTACGACCTCTCCGGGCAGGATAAGTCACGCTCACGGCTTGGCAAGCTCAAGGATAAGCTgaaagggaaaaagaaagaTGGGATGTCAGATTCTGCTTCCGCCATTGTGCCTTCAGTCGCCCAGGTGCTGACTGACAGCGAGGGAGAAGAAGAACCTGATACCACACCTGGAGCCAAAAAGAAGAATAAACTCAAGTCCCTCTTTGCACCCAAGCCGAGTTTGCACCGTAACATTTCACAGTCCATGTCCACACTCGGCACCCTGCCTGAAAAAGACTCGGCCATCAGTCTGAGCAGATCATCTGGCCTAAATGTAGAGTCTCCTGAAG GCAAAAAGAAATTCAAATTTCTGAAACACAAGCGGACCGGAAGCACAGACAGCAAGGTTTCCCAAGGCACCGGCTCTCTTGGACTGGGCACAGCACAAAACAATGTGTGCATCAACGGCAGCCACGTCTATACAGAGGAGCCAGAGACCAGAGGATCCAGGGCCGGTTCCACCTTCAGCCTGAACAGCTCAGGCCACGGATCCATGGAAGACCTGCGCAGAGGTCATAACAGGAAAACGTCCAGCACCTCAATGGACTCCTCTGAGCTACAAACTCAAGAGAATGCAGTGGAAGAGATGCACAGAAGACAAGAGGAACAGAGCAAACAGGAAGAGGAAGTCAGGAAAAGACTAGAGGAGGAACGGAGACAGGCTGAAGAGGGGGAAAGGAAACAGTTCGAGAGAGaacaggaaaaaatgagattGGAGAGGGATGAGGCGAGGAGACGGTTAGAAAGAGAGGAAGAGGAGAGGAAATGGATtgagagagaggaagaaagaaagaggatAGAGAGGGAAAAGGAGAGGAAGCGGATGGAGATGGAGGAGGAAAGAAAGAGGATAGAAAGGGAAGAAGAGAGGAAACGAGTGGAAagagaggaagaaagaaagaggatAGAGAGAGAAGAGGAGAGGAAACGGATGGAGATGGAGGAGGAAAGAAAGAGAATAGAAAGCGAAGAAGAGAGGAAACGGatggagagagaggaagagaaaagAAAGCTACAGAAACAGGAAGAGGAAAGGAGAAGAACTGAGGAAGAGGAAAGAGAAAGGAAAAGGATTGAGCAGGAGGAAATGATCAGAATAAAGAAGGAACAGGAAAGAGTTAGACAAGAGGAGGAAAGAAGAAAAGCTGATGAGGAGAGGATCGAAGAGGAGAAAAGGAGGCAAATGGAAGAAGAGGAAAAGGCTAGGAAGGAAGAAGATAAACGAAGGAGAATGGAGGAAGAGGAAAGAATGAGACTTGAGAATGAAAAGTTGCGAAAAGAAGAAGAGACAAGAAAAATGGAGATGGAAAGAAGACGTGCTGAAGAAGAGGAAAGactacagaaagaaaaagaaaaggtgGAAGCagaggaaaagaggaaaaagaaagAGGAAGAAGAGAGAAGACTGTCtgaggagaaagaaagaaaagagcaAGAAAGGTTACGGCTGGAAAAAGAGAAGCTGGAGCTTGCGAACAAGAGAATGGAGGAAAGGATGAGAGAGGAGCAGGCGAGAAGAGAGGCTGAGAAAGAAGAGGAGAACAGGAAGCTGAAAGAGAAAGCAGACCAGGAGAGAATCCGTCAAGAGAAAGAAGAAATGGAGAGacagaagaaagagaaagaacagCGGCCTGAGGCAAAACCCAGGAGTGCTCGAGTGAATA AGCAAAAAACGCCTGACGAGATTAACTCAGACTTCATCCCACCCACCAATCCTTTTGAAGACCCTTTCTTATTCGACGAGAGCTCCACCAATCCCTTTGAGCATCCCGCCGTTTCTCAACCTGAAGCCCTCAGTCGGTCCACCAAAGTTTCTGCAGTCAAGCCCAG TTCTTCTGTTTCTGGACTCTTCTTTTCGCAAGCATCTGTGCCAAACACCAACCCGTTCTTAGATGACTCTGATGTTGGAAACACTGAGGAAGCTGTCCATTTCGGAGACACCGCAGAAAGGTCAGAGAAGAAACGGCGTGCCCCAATGCCTCCCCAGAACAAGATGCAGATGGAAAAACCAGACGTCCTTCCAAGAGCACCAGCAATTCCTGAAGCCAcacaatcttttttttcatctaGAGTATCTGAGGACGGTAGAGACTCTGATTCCTGCAGTTTACGACGGGACAAACGTCCCGCACCTTTACCATTAAAGAACAAGCAGGAAGTTCAGAACAATCATGCAGACCAATCCACAACTCCTATATCTAGATTCCAGGAAAAAGGCCAGACTGACAAAGCAGGCCCAGTTTCACAAGATGGGTCAAGGACCTTTGATGCAGACAGTTTTGGGAACAGTTTATCGCATCTTATCCAGGGTCATCCCAGACAAGAAATCAGCCCTTTTGTACCTATCAATGTCAAAACAGCTAAACACAACAAGGGTCCAGCTCCAAAGCCTTCATTGCAGTCAAAACCTTGCAAGATTTCTGTATCTAAAACTGAACCCAACAACCCTTTAGCAATTAGTAACATCCACTTGACTGAACATGAAACCAGTCCTGCCTCAAACTCTTGCATTGATCAACTAGATGAGTCAACTGACAAGCTTGATGATCTTCTTgcatctgaagaaccttatACTAAACCCAACCCTGTGAACTCTGATGACCTTTTCTCAAGAGAAAGCAGACACAAAGATTTGCCAGCAAAGTCTAAACTAGACTCTCTTGGAGAAGACATACCTGCAATATCTGATCCAGTCTTTGGAAAGGTTCTCAGCAATGTGAATGATCCCAAGAATGCTGATAATGTTCTGCTTGAGAGTGGAGTTTCCAAAAAGAAGAGTCAGGCCCCATTGCCTCCTGCCAAATCAGCATCCACAGTTCAAGCTGCACTGAACTCAACCAGTCAACCGTCCATACAAGATCAAGACCTGTCATTAACTATCAATAGTAGCAAGTCAACTTCATATTTTTCCACATCCATGGTGAACTCATCTTCAACATCCAGTGAAGCTCTCGCACCTCTGAGACCAGAAGCAGATCATGGGTCAGGGCACAGGTCTCTCCCTCAGGCCAGAGTGTCACCTATTGATGTTCAGCCAGTTGCTGGGCAGAAAAATGGGACTGAAAGCGAGAGAACAGGTGATCCTGCCTTCAAACCCTGCAG GCCCCATGCAGTGAAAcccctgagcaccactgacaagcaGCCAGACCACAGAGAAACCCAAGATGGTTCCAGATCTGCAAAAACTACAGATGACATGCAAGTCAAGATGAAG GCTCCAGAGGCTAAAGGGACGGGACCGTACTCTCAGCTAACCCATGACGAACTCATTAACTTGCTGGAAAAGCAGAGGCAGCAGCTTTCTCAGAAGGACACTAAGATTGGGGAGCTGGAACAGTATATAGACAATCTTCTGGTCCGTGTCATGGAGGAGAGCCCCAACATCTTAATGTCTTTGAACTCGATGAAGAAGTCAGTTTGA
- the brf2 gene encoding transcription factor IIIB 50 kDa subunit produces the protein MPSNCPECGSSNVVEDDLYSQRQWVCVDCGSVVSEGHLTTTLSEETQGIAVPYHASTEESKKPCRNLIAGYSRVRALCRILRLSTDMESAVVSLFGRAYNHPNFIYVTLTKKEILGGCCVLSVCRQCNWPVAMGTVGYLLGVENATLGAVYREFTKALNIEISTVGIMDMLESFCYDFKLGPQQVEEVFAEPPQRLVDRTSALIELAADAWIVTGRHPLPLLVAAVYLAWQSLNPTVRMKYTLIKFCKIGQAPEQSWRRSRDSVVKRLKELRDVLCKLGRALPWLRGGTVEPNTVVQLVDDILKNRRALLMRAVRNYEHQLQNEAQPAQMTECDNKPSESNCSDSPSSKTPELIDPIQVECESPSDKEATDCQLPPNHWSKSHLFLPPCVKSRKRQRVDAPQPEVTGDEDISDSEIESYIRSQDEIEMYLKVQKKLKET, from the exons ATGCCGAGCAACTGTCCTGAGTGTGGCTCGTCTAATGTGGTGGAGGATGATCTGTACTCTCAGAGGCAGTGGGTCTGTGTGGACTGTGGGTCAGTGGTCTCTGAGGGACATCTGACCACCACACTGAGCGAGGAGACCCAGGGCATAG CTGTGCCCTATCATGCTTCCACTGAGGAGTCCAAGAAACCATGTAGAAATCTAATTGCTG gTTACTCTCGGGTCCGTGCTCTGTGCCGTATCCTCCGATTATCCACCGACATGGAGTCGGCAGTAGTGAGTCTGTTTGGCCGTGCTTACAACCACCCGAACTTCATCTACGTGACCTTAACCAAGAAAGAGATCTTAGGCGGCTGTTGCGTGCTCTCAGTCTGTCGCCAGTGCAACTGGCCTGTTGCCATGGGAACCGTTGGTTACCTGTTGGGAGTGGAAAATGCTACATTGGGTGCTGTTTATCGGGAGTTTACAAAGGCTCTGAACATTGAGATCAGCACTGTTGGTATCATGGACATGCTGGAAAGCTTTTGCTATGA TTTCAAACTAGGTCCTCAACAGGTGGAAGAGGTGTTTGCTGAACCACCCCAACGACTGGTGGACAGGACGTCTGCTTTGATTGAACTAGCCGCTGATGCCTGGATAGTGACAGGCCGCCATCCGTTGCCCCTCCTTGTTGCAGCAGTGTATTTAGCATGGCAGTCACTAAATCCTACG GTTCGCATGAAATACACCTTAATTAAGTTCTGCAAGATCGGACAAGCACCTGAACAGTCATGGCGCAGAAGCAGAGATTCAGTTGTGAAGCGGCTGAAAGAGTTACGGGATGTGCTGTGTAAACTGGGCCGGGCGCTGCCGTGGTTGCGGGGCGGCACGGTGGAGCCCAACACTGTGGTCCAGCTAGTGGATGACATCCTGAAGAACCGCAGGGCGTTGCTCATGAGGGCTGTAAGGAATTATGAACATCAGCTACAAAATGAGGCCCAACCTGCACAAATGACAGAATGTGACAACAAGCCGTCAGAGTCAAACTGCTCTGATTCACCCTCCTCAAAGACGCCTGAGCTCATAGATCCCATTCAGGTCGAATGTGAGAGTCCTTCTGATAAGGAAGCCACAGATTGTCAACTACCACCAAACCACTGGAGTAAAAGCCACTTGTTTTTACCCCCCTGTGTAAAGAGTCGCAAACGGCAGAGGGTTGATGCTCCGCAGCCGGAGGTGACCGGAGATGAAGACATATCAGACAGTGAAATCGAGTCATACATTCGCTCTCAAGATGAAATTGAAATGTATCTAAAGGTTCAGAAGAAGCTAAAGGAGACATAA